Proteins encoded by one window of Myxococcus fulvus:
- a CDS encoding ATP-binding protein gives MADLVRSKDWSQTPLGPLEGWPTSLRTMVGVVLGNRFPMLLWWGPQLLQIYNDGYRPVLGMKHPASLGAPASVMWQEIWDVIGPMAEGVRQGGPATWSEHLQLFINSRGFVEETFHTFSYSPVYDEGGGVGGVLVTVQETTEQVQDNRQLKLLGELATSSASAKTAEEACQTAARIFSAYDEDLPFTLLYLLDDAAAQVRCVGSSGLGGYSGPAMPESCPFHPTPDTPEAWPFAQAAHTGREVLVEDLRSRFGALPGGRWGTPPSRAVVLPLSRSGLSHPYGFLVAGVSPRRTLDERYLALFRLVADPVVTAIANARAYEEERQRAEALAAIDRAKTAFFNNVSHEFRTPLTLMLGPTEDALSSASRALSGEGLETVHRNAQRLLKLVNSLLDFSRLEAGRIQARYEPVDLSALTAGLASAFHSALERAGLGFDIDCAPLPEAIHVDQDMWEKIVLNLLSNALKFTFEGRIGVSQRWVDGQVELQVSDTGIGIPERELPRIFDRFHRVQGARARTHEGSGIGLALVHELVRLHGGSLSVASTEGKGTTFTLRIPSGTAHLPQEHLGARDTRASTALGAAPFVNEALRWLPGGLEVESLEVGAEVPPEDKRPESARILLADDNADMREYLKSLLSRYWEVETVADGRAALESARVRPPDLVLTDVMMPGLDGFGLLRELRADERTRHVPVTILSARAGEEARIEGLRAGADDYLVKPFSARELLARVETQLTKARLQSIQDAHGKMLTRVFQFAPVGIAILRGPQHVYEFVNADYLRLVANRPVVGLPIAQALPELAGQGIFELLDNAYRTGEPYIGRSLRATIISGEGGPPRERSFDLVYQPMLDDAGQVDSIVVVAFDVTDLSNARREAESASRAKDEFLAMLGHELRNPLAPILTALQLLRLRGGEAVERERTVIERQVHHLVRLVDDLLDVSRVTRGKVVLRRERVELAEVVAKSIELASPLLEQRGHHLTVEVARQGLALEADPTRLAQVFSNLLTNAAKYTEPGGRITVQGAREGDALVVKVRDNGTGISAEMLPRIFDLFFQERQELDRSQGGLGLGLAIARSLAAQHGGTIHADSEGRGQGSTFTVRLPSLEAGAEVSAAVSAEAEAPRQEAVPVPHRVLIVDDNRDAADVLAEALDMLGCETRVTYDGPSALQVAPTFRPELALLDIGLPVMDGYELAKHLRTQRPDGGLQLVAVTGYGQESDRLRSKEAGFDAHLVKPIDFNTLGSLLKRLGAGS, from the coding sequence ATGGCGGACCTGGTCCGCTCCAAGGACTGGTCCCAGACGCCCCTGGGCCCCCTCGAGGGCTGGCCCACCAGCCTGCGCACCATGGTCGGCGTCGTGCTGGGCAACCGCTTCCCCATGCTCCTGTGGTGGGGCCCCCAGCTCCTCCAAATCTACAACGACGGCTACCGCCCCGTGCTGGGCATGAAACACCCCGCCTCGCTCGGCGCTCCGGCGTCCGTCATGTGGCAGGAGATATGGGACGTCATCGGCCCCATGGCGGAGGGCGTGCGCCAGGGCGGCCCCGCCACCTGGAGCGAGCACCTCCAGCTCTTCATCAACAGCCGCGGCTTCGTCGAGGAGACGTTCCACACCTTCTCGTATAGCCCCGTCTACGACGAGGGCGGCGGCGTCGGCGGCGTGCTCGTCACCGTCCAGGAGACCACCGAGCAGGTCCAGGACAACCGCCAGCTCAAGCTGCTCGGGGAGCTGGCCACCAGCTCCGCCTCCGCGAAGACAGCCGAGGAGGCCTGCCAGACGGCCGCGCGCATCTTCTCCGCCTACGACGAGGACCTGCCCTTCACCCTGCTGTACCTGCTCGATGACGCCGCCGCCCAGGTGCGGTGCGTGGGCTCCAGCGGGCTGGGGGGCTACTCGGGCCCCGCGATGCCGGAGTCGTGCCCGTTCCACCCCACGCCCGACACGCCCGAGGCCTGGCCCTTCGCGCAGGCCGCGCACACCGGCCGTGAGGTGCTCGTGGAGGACCTGCGCTCACGCTTCGGCGCGCTCCCCGGGGGACGCTGGGGAACCCCGCCCTCGCGCGCCGTGGTGCTGCCGCTGTCGCGCTCGGGGTTGTCGCATCCGTATGGCTTCCTCGTCGCCGGCGTCAGCCCCCGACGCACGCTGGACGAGCGCTACCTGGCCCTCTTCCGACTGGTCGCGGACCCGGTGGTGACGGCCATCGCCAACGCGCGCGCGTACGAAGAGGAGCGCCAGCGCGCCGAGGCCCTGGCCGCCATCGACCGCGCCAAGACGGCCTTCTTCAACAACGTCAGCCACGAGTTCCGCACCCCGCTGACGCTGATGCTCGGCCCCACCGAGGACGCGCTGTCGTCGGCGTCGCGCGCGCTGTCCGGTGAAGGCCTGGAGACCGTCCACCGCAACGCGCAGCGCCTCCTGAAGCTGGTCAACTCGCTGCTCGACTTCTCCCGCCTGGAGGCCGGGCGCATCCAGGCCCGCTACGAGCCGGTGGACCTGTCCGCCCTCACCGCGGGCCTGGCCAGCGCGTTCCACTCCGCGCTGGAGCGCGCGGGGCTCGGCTTCGACATCGACTGCGCCCCGCTGCCCGAGGCCATCCACGTCGACCAGGACATGTGGGAGAAGATTGTCCTCAACCTCCTCTCCAACGCGCTGAAGTTCACCTTCGAGGGCCGCATCGGCGTCTCCCAGCGCTGGGTGGACGGTCAGGTCGAACTCCAGGTCTCCGACACGGGCATCGGCATCCCGGAGCGGGAGCTGCCGCGCATCTTCGACCGCTTCCACCGCGTGCAGGGCGCCCGCGCGCGCACGCACGAGGGCTCCGGCATCGGCCTGGCGCTGGTGCACGAGCTGGTCCGGCTGCACGGCGGCTCGCTCTCGGTGGCGAGCACCGAGGGCAAGGGCACCACCTTCACCCTGCGCATCCCCTCGGGGACCGCCCATCTGCCCCAGGAGCACCTGGGCGCTCGTGACACGCGGGCCTCCACCGCCCTGGGCGCCGCGCCCTTCGTGAACGAGGCGCTGCGCTGGCTGCCGGGGGGCCTGGAGGTGGAGTCGCTCGAGGTGGGCGCCGAGGTGCCTCCGGAGGACAAGCGCCCCGAGTCCGCGCGCATCCTGCTGGCGGACGACAACGCGGACATGCGCGAGTACCTGAAGTCGCTCCTGTCCCGTTACTGGGAGGTGGAGACGGTGGCGGATGGCCGCGCGGCGCTCGAGTCCGCGCGTGTCCGTCCTCCGGACCTGGTGCTGACGGACGTGATGATGCCGGGGCTGGATGGCTTCGGGCTTTTGCGCGAGCTGCGCGCCGACGAGCGCACGCGCCACGTGCCCGTCACCATCCTCTCCGCCCGCGCGGGGGAGGAGGCCCGCATCGAGGGCCTGCGCGCCGGCGCCGACGACTACCTGGTGAAGCCCTTCTCCGCGCGCGAGCTGCTGGCACGCGTGGAGACGCAGCTCACCAAGGCGCGCCTCCAGTCCATCCAGGACGCGCACGGGAAGATGCTCACGCGCGTCTTCCAGTTCGCGCCCGTGGGCATCGCCATCCTGCGCGGCCCCCAGCACGTCTACGAGTTCGTCAACGCGGACTACCTGCGGCTCGTCGCCAACCGGCCCGTGGTGGGGCTGCCCATCGCCCAGGCGCTCCCCGAGCTGGCCGGCCAGGGCATCTTCGAGCTGCTCGACAACGCCTACCGCACCGGCGAGCCGTACATCGGGCGCTCCCTGCGGGCGACCATCATCTCCGGCGAGGGCGGGCCTCCACGGGAGCGGTCCTTCGACCTGGTCTACCAGCCCATGCTGGACGACGCGGGCCAGGTGGACTCCATCGTGGTGGTGGCCTTCGACGTGACGGACCTGTCCAACGCCCGCCGCGAGGCGGAGTCCGCCAGCCGCGCGAAGGACGAGTTCCTGGCGATGCTCGGCCACGAGCTGCGAAACCCCCTGGCCCCCATCCTCACCGCGCTCCAGCTGCTCCGGCTGCGCGGCGGCGAGGCCGTGGAGCGCGAGCGCACCGTCATCGAGCGGCAGGTGCACCACCTGGTGCGGCTGGTGGATGACCTGCTCGACGTGTCCCGCGTCACGCGGGGCAAGGTCGTGCTGCGGCGCGAGCGCGTGGAGCTGGCGGAGGTGGTGGCCAAGTCCATCGAGCTGGCCAGCCCCTTGTTGGAGCAGCGCGGCCACCACCTGACGGTGGAGGTGGCGCGCCAGGGCCTGGCGTTGGAGGCGGACCCGACGCGGCTGGCGCAGGTGTTCTCGAATCTCCTGACGAACGCGGCGAAGTACACCGAGCCGGGGGGACGCATCACCGTCCAGGGCGCGCGCGAGGGGGACGCGCTGGTGGTGAAGGTGCGCGACAACGGCACGGGCATCAGCGCGGAGATGCTGCCGCGCATCTTCGACCTCTTCTTCCAGGAGCGACAGGAGCTGGACCGCTCCCAGGGAGGCCTGGGCCTGGGGCTCGCCATCGCCCGGAGCCTGGCGGCCCAGCACGGCGGCACCATCCACGCCGACAGCGAGGGCCGGGGCCAGGGCAGCACCTTCACCGTGCGCCTGCCCTCGCTCGAGGCGGGGGCGGAGGTCTCGGCGGCGGTGTCCGCGGAGGCCGAGGCCCCCCGCCAGGAGGCGGTGCCGGTGCCGCACCGGGTGCTCATCGTCGACGACAACCGCGACGCGGCGGACGTGCTGGCCGAGGCGCTGGACATGCTGGGCTGCGAGACGCGCGTCACCTACGACGGCCCCAGCGCGCTCCAGGTGGCGCCCACGTTCCGCCCGGAGCTGGCGCTGCTCGACATCGGCCTGCCGGTGATGGACGGCTACGAGCTGGCGAAGCACCTGCGCACCCAGCGGCCCGACGGTGGGCTCCAGCTGGTGGCGGTGACCGGCTACGGCCAGGAGTCGGACCGGTTGCGCTCAAAGGAAGCCGGCTTCGACGCGCACCTGGTGAAGCCCATCGACTTCAACACCCTGGGCTCGCTGCTCAAGCGCCTGGGGGCTGGCTCCTGA
- a CDS encoding SDR family oxidoreductase — MTTLKGKTLFITGASRGIGKAIALRAARDGANIIIAAKTTEPHPKLPGTIFTAAEEIEKAGGRALPIAVDIREEDQVVAAVAKAVETFGGIDVLVNNASAIHLTGTVDTPMKRYDLMHSINTRGTFVCSKACIPHLKRSSNPHILNNSPPLNMEARWFAPHVAYTMAKFGMSMCVLGMAEELRDDGIAVNAIWPRTVIATAAVQNLLGGEDTIKGSRSPDIMADAAYAILTKPSRSFTGNFCIDEDVLRADGVTNFDKYQSVPGEDLFPDYFI, encoded by the coding sequence ATGACGACACTCAAGGGGAAGACGCTGTTCATCACCGGGGCCAGCCGGGGCATCGGCAAGGCGATTGCGCTGCGCGCCGCTCGGGACGGGGCGAACATCATCATCGCCGCGAAGACGACGGAGCCGCACCCCAAGCTGCCGGGCACCATCTTCACGGCGGCGGAGGAGATCGAGAAGGCGGGCGGTCGGGCGCTCCCCATCGCGGTGGACATCCGTGAGGAGGACCAGGTGGTGGCGGCGGTGGCGAAGGCGGTGGAGACGTTCGGTGGTATCGACGTGCTGGTGAACAACGCGAGCGCCATCCACCTGACGGGCACGGTGGACACGCCGATGAAGCGCTACGACCTGATGCACAGCATCAACACGCGTGGGACGTTCGTGTGCTCGAAGGCGTGCATCCCGCACCTGAAGCGCTCGAGCAATCCGCACATCCTGAACAACTCGCCGCCGTTGAACATGGAGGCGCGGTGGTTCGCGCCGCACGTGGCGTACACGATGGCGAAGTTCGGCATGAGCATGTGCGTGCTGGGCATGGCGGAGGAGCTGCGTGACGACGGCATCGCGGTCAACGCCATCTGGCCGCGCACGGTCATCGCGACGGCGGCGGTGCAGAACCTCCTGGGCGGCGAGGACACCATCAAGGGCAGCCGCTCGCCGGACATCATGGCGGACGCCGCGTACGCCATCCTCACCAAGCCCAGCCGCAGCTTCACGGGCAACTTCTGCATCGACGAGGACGTCCTGCGCGCCGACGGCGTGACGAACTTCGACAAGTATCAATCCGTGCCCGGCGAGGACCTGTTCCCCGACTACTTCATCTGA
- a CDS encoding protocatechuate 3,4-dioxygenase, translating to MSNQDTKTLTSAIMSRRKVLRGMGLTLAAIPLVQVLACGPEDSPSSGGDTDSGSTPDGGTGATAWATGGTAVMSGTYANPFTDESGTTCALTCAATLGPCYAQTLVRKDISEGHDGLPVRLAFRILDDQCRPIQGASVDIWHAAPEGLYSGEDASTFCTSDDPSATSARWFRGVQVTDADGRCDFDTCFPGWYSSRTVHIHFTVRIGEAEYVTSQLFFDDALNDDIINHQPLYDTRGPRDTTNANDNVVSAESVNDYLFQTARQDDGALLAWKTLIIRSSLDTAQCQIPGGSGGGGGGPPPGGDGGMGPPPGWDGGMGPPPGPPPGLDGGTP from the coding sequence ATGAGCAACCAGGACACCAAGACCCTCACCTCGGCCATCATGAGCCGCCGCAAGGTGCTGCGCGGCATGGGCCTGACGCTGGCGGCGATACCGCTGGTGCAGGTGCTCGCCTGCGGCCCCGAGGACTCACCCTCCTCCGGAGGCGACACCGACTCGGGCTCCACCCCGGACGGCGGCACCGGCGCCACCGCCTGGGCCACCGGCGGCACCGCCGTCATGTCGGGCACCTACGCCAACCCCTTCACCGATGAGTCGGGCACCACCTGCGCCCTCACCTGCGCGGCCACCCTGGGCCCCTGCTACGCCCAGACACTGGTCCGAAAGGACATCAGCGAGGGCCACGACGGTCTGCCCGTGCGGCTCGCCTTCCGCATCCTCGACGACCAGTGCCGCCCCATCCAGGGCGCGTCCGTCGACATCTGGCACGCCGCCCCCGAGGGCCTCTACTCGGGCGAGGACGCCAGCACCTTCTGCACCTCCGATGACCCGTCCGCCACCAGCGCCCGCTGGTTCCGAGGCGTGCAGGTCACGGACGCCGACGGCCGCTGCGACTTCGACACCTGCTTCCCCGGTTGGTACAGCAGCCGCACCGTCCACATCCACTTCACCGTGCGCATCGGCGAGGCGGAGTACGTGACGTCGCAGCTCTTCTTCGACGACGCGCTCAACGACGACATCATCAACCACCAACCGCTCTACGACACGCGCGGCCCGCGCGACACGACCAATGCCAACGACAACGTGGTGTCCGCCGAGTCCGTGAACGACTACCTCTTCCAGACCGCGCGCCAGGACGACGGCGCCCTGCTCGCGTGGAAGACGCTCATCATCCGCTCCTCGCTCGACACCGCGCAGTGCCAGATTCCCGGCGGCAGCGGCGGCGGCGGAGGCGGCCCTCCTCCCGGCGGTGACGGCGGCATGGGTCCTCCGCCGGGCTGGGATGGCGGCATGGGTCCTCCGCCGGGCCCGCCTCCGGGCCTGGACGGCGGCACGCCGTAA
- a CDS encoding LysR family transcriptional regulator has protein sequence MDIPWDDARLFLAIAETGSFSAAAKRLRVGQPTVSRRLAALEYAVGAKLFRRGVEGAALTAAGERLVLPARKMAEWAGEFQRAAESSDSSPKGLVRVTASPFLSFDFLAPFASHVASKHPGLRLEVQSTIQYADLGRGEADLALRTQCTRNADLTCLFTLEVHNAVLVSRALKERLPRRPTLQQLPWVAWAPPYEAVPPNPQLESIIPNFSPAFTSDNYLVLLSAVEAGVGATVCGHISHRFSTRRERNLVELDIDLGPHAKSELHLICAKSALDIPRVRRVSELLVQELERARKR, from the coding sequence ATGGATATCCCCTGGGATGACGCGCGGCTGTTCCTGGCCATCGCGGAGACGGGCAGCTTCAGCGCTGCGGCGAAGCGGCTGCGCGTGGGGCAGCCCACGGTGAGCCGGAGGCTGGCGGCGCTGGAGTACGCGGTGGGCGCCAAGCTGTTCCGGCGCGGCGTGGAGGGCGCGGCGCTGACGGCGGCGGGCGAGCGACTGGTGTTGCCGGCGCGGAAGATGGCGGAGTGGGCCGGGGAGTTTCAGCGCGCGGCGGAGTCGAGCGATTCGTCACCCAAGGGCCTGGTGCGCGTGACGGCGAGCCCCTTCCTCAGCTTCGACTTCCTGGCGCCCTTCGCGAGCCACGTGGCGAGCAAGCACCCGGGGCTGCGGCTGGAGGTGCAGTCCACCATCCAGTACGCGGACCTGGGGCGCGGCGAGGCGGACCTGGCGCTGCGCACCCAGTGCACGCGCAACGCGGACCTCACGTGCCTTTTCACGCTGGAGGTGCACAACGCGGTGCTCGTCTCGCGCGCGCTCAAGGAGAGGCTGCCCCGGCGCCCCACGCTGCAGCAGTTGCCGTGGGTGGCGTGGGCGCCGCCGTACGAGGCCGTGCCGCCCAATCCGCAGCTGGAGTCCATCATCCCGAACTTCTCGCCCGCGTTCACCTCGGACAACTACCTGGTGCTGCTGTCGGCGGTGGAGGCGGGCGTGGGCGCCACGGTGTGCGGACACATCTCGCACCGGTTCAGCACGCGGCGCGAGCGCAACCTGGTGGAACTCGACATCGACCTGGGGCCCCACGCGAAGAGCGAGCTTCATCTCATCTGCGCGAAGTCGGCGTTGGACATTCCCCGGGTGCGCCGCGTGTCGGAGCTGCTGGTGCAGGAGCTGGAGCGCGCGAGGAAGCGCTGA
- a CDS encoding MBL fold metallo-hydrolase yields MKNAKRLLLAAVAVLVVAATTLVLVGAATTSHPHQRSTLGVARPSTELLALLNEPGPVELESIASADWAVDRGGLVNLGHPTAKSAGLVDGDEPIQVFFHALRHPTKGLYIVDTGVEDALRDAPEQAALSGLLADAMKVKEKMQVKEPLGAWLAKESGPLAGVFLTHLHLDHLTGMADVPAGTPVYSGPGETTTRAFLNVLTRSVADRALSGKAAVSEWTYTPDTDGPFEGAVDIFGDGSVWALWVPGHTPGSTAYLVRSTKGPVLLVGDASHTRWGWEHDVEPGTFTADAARGRQSFEKLRAFAQAHPEVAVRLGHQH; encoded by the coding sequence ATGAAGAACGCCAAGCGCCTCCTCCTCGCCGCCGTCGCCGTCCTTGTCGTCGCGGCAACCACCCTCGTCCTCGTGGGCGCGGCGACCACCTCGCATCCCCACCAGCGCTCGACGCTCGGCGTGGCGCGGCCCTCGACGGAGCTGCTCGCGCTCCTGAACGAGCCCGGCCCGGTGGAGCTGGAGTCCATCGCCTCGGCGGACTGGGCCGTGGACCGCGGCGGCCTCGTCAACCTGGGCCACCCCACCGCGAAGTCCGCGGGCCTGGTCGACGGCGACGAGCCCATCCAGGTCTTCTTCCACGCGCTGCGCCACCCGACGAAGGGGCTCTACATCGTCGACACCGGCGTGGAGGACGCGCTGCGTGACGCGCCCGAGCAGGCGGCCCTGAGCGGCCTGCTCGCCGACGCCATGAAGGTGAAGGAGAAGATGCAGGTGAAGGAGCCGTTGGGCGCGTGGCTCGCGAAAGAGTCCGGGCCGCTCGCGGGCGTGTTCCTCACGCACCTGCACCTGGACCACCTCACCGGCATGGCCGACGTGCCCGCGGGCACGCCCGTCTACTCGGGCCCGGGTGAGACGACGACGCGCGCGTTCCTCAACGTCCTCACCCGGTCCGTCGCGGACCGCGCGCTGTCGGGCAAGGCCGCCGTCTCCGAATGGACGTACACGCCCGACACGGACGGCCCCTTCGAGGGCGCGGTGGACATCTTCGGCGACGGCTCCGTGTGGGCGCTCTGGGTGCCGGGCCACACGCCGGGCAGCACCGCGTACCTGGTGCGCTCCACGAAGGGCCCCGTGCTGCTGGTGGGCGACGCCAGCCACACCCGCTGGGGCTGGGAGCACGACGTGGAGCCGGGCACCTTCACCGCCGACGCGGCGCGCGGCCGCCAGAGCTTCGAGAAGCTGCGTGCCTTCGCCCAGGCGCACCCCGAGGTGGCGGTGCGCCTGGGTCACCAGCACTGA
- a CDS encoding extracellular catalytic domain type 1 short-chain-length polyhydroxyalkanoate depolymerase, giving the protein MSMLRRGGALSRSLFLLSVVVTLGMGAPAHAGSWVHGIHVGSSGARGYQLWVPTGYQPGTPRPLLVALHGCLQNPDQFAGLTRLNEKADAEGFLVLYPNQAMFVNATQCWNFMLGTNMERGQGEPALIVGMVDAVKQQYAVDARRVYVGGVSAGGVLTGTLMACYSDVFAAGMVGAGAMYKAATTVSGTAFAMLFGSIYSPDDRGKDAWTCSGRPRRTVPVLVMHGSEDSVVNPLNGEQAMKQFLQTSDYGDDGVANDSVRGTPTSTSTFRAAGGRDYTVKNYVYGGELVGQKLEVRGMDHAWPGGDSRYPFADPSGPDATTLMWDFFKQHAL; this is encoded by the coding sequence ATGTCGATGCTTCGACGTGGTGGCGCACTCTCGCGGTCGCTGTTCCTGCTCTCGGTGGTGGTGACGCTCGGCATGGGAGCCCCGGCTCATGCCGGCTCGTGGGTGCATGGCATCCACGTGGGCTCCTCGGGCGCGCGGGGCTATCAGCTCTGGGTGCCCACCGGGTATCAACCCGGGACGCCCAGGCCGCTGCTGGTGGCGCTGCACGGCTGTCTCCAGAACCCGGACCAGTTCGCGGGCCTCACGCGCCTCAACGAGAAGGCGGACGCGGAGGGCTTCCTCGTCCTCTATCCGAACCAGGCGATGTTCGTGAACGCCACGCAGTGTTGGAACTTCATGCTCGGCACCAACATGGAGCGCGGCCAGGGCGAGCCGGCGCTCATCGTCGGCATGGTGGACGCGGTGAAGCAGCAGTACGCGGTCGACGCGCGCCGTGTGTATGTGGGCGGCGTCTCCGCGGGCGGCGTGCTGACGGGCACGCTGATGGCCTGCTACTCGGACGTGTTCGCCGCGGGCATGGTGGGCGCGGGCGCCATGTACAAGGCGGCCACCACGGTGTCCGGCACCGCCTTCGCCATGCTCTTCGGCAGCATCTACTCGCCGGATGACCGTGGCAAGGACGCGTGGACCTGCTCGGGCCGGCCGCGCCGCACGGTGCCGGTGCTGGTCATGCACGGCTCCGAGGACAGCGTCGTCAACCCGCTCAACGGCGAGCAGGCGATGAAGCAGTTCCTGCAGACCAGCGACTACGGCGACGACGGCGTGGCCAACGACAGCGTCCGCGGCACGCCGACCAGCACCTCGACCTTCCGCGCCGCCGGTGGCCGCGACTACACCGTGAAGAACTACGTCTACGGCGGTGAGCTCGTGGGCCAGAAGCTGGAGGTCCGCGGCATGGACCACGCCTGGCCCGGAGGGGATTCGCGCTATCCCTTCGCGGACCCTTCCGGCCCAGACGCCACGACGTTGATGTGGGACTTCTTCAAGCAGCACGCGCTGTAG
- a CDS encoding alpha/beta fold hydrolase yields MSTLQLADSSLHYEESGHGIPVLLLHGLGSSGADWELVTPRLSGNYRLLVPDARGHGTSGKPPGTYGVPLFARDIAALCDALGLKKVHVVGLSMGGMMGFQLAVDRPDLVRSLVIVNSGPELVARTVRRKFEFALRLTLLRLLGPAGLAKVLAPKLFPKPEQASLRQRAIAAFSANEPDAYLRATRGLVGWSVMSRLRDITCPVLVVHSERDYTPLASKQAYVELLPDARLTVLADSGHAAPLDQPEALCDAVEVFLREVDGAGAGAAPGVRAGP; encoded by the coding sequence ATGTCCACGCTTCAGCTCGCTGATTCGTCTCTTCACTACGAAGAGTCTGGGCACGGCATTCCGGTCTTGCTGCTTCACGGCCTCGGCTCCTCCGGCGCGGACTGGGAGCTGGTCACACCGAGGTTGTCAGGGAATTACCGGCTGCTGGTGCCAGATGCACGGGGGCATGGGACGAGTGGGAAGCCCCCTGGGACGTACGGAGTGCCGCTGTTCGCCCGGGACATCGCGGCGCTGTGCGATGCGCTGGGGCTGAAGAAGGTCCATGTGGTGGGGCTGTCGATGGGCGGGATGATGGGCTTCCAGCTCGCGGTGGACCGGCCGGACCTGGTGCGCAGCCTGGTCATCGTGAACAGCGGGCCGGAGCTGGTGGCCCGCACCGTGCGTCGCAAGTTCGAGTTCGCGCTGCGGCTGACCTTGCTGCGGCTGCTCGGGCCCGCGGGGCTGGCCAAGGTGCTGGCGCCGAAGCTGTTCCCCAAGCCGGAGCAGGCGTCGCTGCGTCAGCGCGCCATCGCCGCGTTCTCCGCCAACGAGCCGGATGCCTACCTGCGCGCCACGCGTGGGCTCGTGGGGTGGAGTGTGATGTCGCGGTTGAGGGACATCACCTGCCCGGTCCTGGTGGTGCACTCCGAGCGCGACTACACGCCGCTGGCCTCGAAGCAGGCGTATGTCGAGCTGCTGCCGGACGCGCGTCTGACGGTCCTCGCGGACTCCGGGCACGCCGCGCCGCTGGACCAGCCCGAGGCGCTATGTGACGCGGTGGAGGTCTTCCTCCGCGAAGTCGATGGCGCCGGTGCCGGTGCCGCGCCTGGCGTTCGCGCCGGGCCTTGA
- a CDS encoding TetR/AcrR family transcriptional regulator: protein MSPPTRSRLRAHPASLPPSAPSDGTRRRILETALQLFANRGYHDTSIRDLAKVLELQPSALYAHFSSKEHVLAELVRIGHEAHHDALQAALKSAGPEPAEQVRALVRAHTRTHALHPQLAVVVNEELYALTPELAAPAVLLRDKSAALLAEVIERGVAQRSFSPPHPRVAAAAISAMGVRLPYWYEPGSALDVDTLADLHAELALRMLGGSAAS, encoded by the coding sequence ATGAGCCCACCGACCCGCTCGCGGCTTCGCGCCCATCCGGCGAGCCTTCCGCCCTCCGCTCCGTCGGACGGCACCCGTCGTCGAATCCTGGAGACCGCGCTCCAGCTCTTCGCGAACCGCGGCTATCACGACACTTCCATCCGAGACCTGGCCAAGGTGCTGGAGCTGCAACCGAGTGCGCTGTACGCGCACTTCTCCTCCAAGGAGCACGTGCTCGCGGAGCTGGTGCGCATCGGCCACGAGGCCCACCACGACGCACTGCAGGCCGCGCTGAAGAGCGCGGGCCCGGAGCCAGCCGAGCAGGTCCGGGCGCTGGTGCGAGCGCACACCCGGACCCACGCCCTGCACCCGCAGCTCGCGGTGGTGGTCAACGAGGAGCTGTATGCGTTGACGCCGGAGCTGGCCGCGCCCGCGGTGCTGCTGCGGGACAAGTCCGCCGCGCTGCTCGCGGAGGTCATCGAGCGGGGTGTGGCACAGCGGAGCTTCTCTCCGCCGCATCCGCGCGTCGCGGCGGCGGCCATCTCCGCGATGGGCGTGCGGCTGCCCTACTGGTACGAGCCCGGGAGCGCGCTCGACGTGGACACGCTCGCGGACCTGCACGCGGAGCTGGCGCTGCGCATGTTGGGAGGCAGTGCGGCGTCGTGA